The following proteins come from a genomic window of Rhodovastum atsumiense:
- a CDS encoding phage virion morphogenesis protein has protein sequence MRTFRDMDSFVKQFSSVPRRVTTAQARALDRCARLLEKDIKGQFGHYQPSIGELLAWKPLAEATMEERKARGYAPNEPLLAGGELRDSVSHQSDASRAIVGSTLEYARWIENGTFRTPPRPTFGRTAIGKAKDVAKIIGDATTKEIGGDRQL, from the coding sequence ATGCGAACCTTCCGCGACATGGATTCCTTCGTCAAGCAGTTCTCCAGCGTGCCCAGGCGGGTGACGACAGCTCAGGCCAGGGCGTTGGATCGTTGCGCCCGCTTGCTCGAAAAAGACATCAAGGGCCAGTTCGGGCACTACCAGCCATCAATTGGCGAACTCCTGGCATGGAAGCCGCTGGCTGAGGCGACGATGGAAGAACGGAAGGCTCGCGGGTATGCACCCAACGAGCCCCTCCTGGCCGGGGGCGAATTGCGCGACAGCGTGTCGCATCAATCTGACGCAAGCCGTGCCATTGTGGGCAGCACTCTCGAGTATGCGAGATGGATTGAAAACGGGACGTTTCGCACCCCGCCAAGGCCGACATTCGGCCGCACCGCCATCGGCAAGGCGAAGGATGTTGCGAAAATAATCGGTGACGCCACGACCAAGGAAATTGGCGGGGACAGGCAGTTATGA
- a CDS encoding phage tail tape measure protein, translating into MIDVSSYKIAVDIAINNNVQANLSQIINRFQTVNMHIKGANASLGQTTSQVTRLRSSVDSLASAFRGVHSAIRATGDGLAALGGLAAAQSAAAEVMHAAGEQRRAMIGLSLGSLSKPEIEDVRQLARDIVRNGRGDSTVAGTMETVSAAFGATRDLTAARALAPGLLDLTTTAQVSGVRTSPEYSLNAMRWVDKTGRLFNPDHTVNLHGALEELQGIQIATALSHGQVNATTLNMGGAILGAATLKDMNWEARYGWMPEFLNAMSAGGQGSRGATSLQAIVRQLGSGRGISQVSMREMIRNGWINTDAHGNAVGVTRNKGGGFDVDPAKAFKDYAAFRQNEFKWLDEHLRSASGRRGISATDVAQRTFGTSTGQRGAAEIVVIFEAMRRFAESAMREKATHTPSDRAAEVRQGDWQNNVTQLLNALTDLKANLGDAMMDDAIRHMRALTESVRGFADYVTKNKDDVRAITENLLGAAGLAAIIGLTSRLGLLARAFWPFAVGEAAMKALEYLTGEKGFKAIEVAIQRLADVWKRLPEMPGWMRSSYTASELEDANRQFRSDVDGRTPAVPDSAAEYQREADRLLRERRKRWGGTSRPGGAPDRPPSLDEMLKGMGLTLPQNSTPVPGGGGAVIPQSYVPPASRQDVVVQNITYLDGDVVYRSVTRRLDKAARRPSAGYSGPDTRMVPVQPGAMPMSV; encoded by the coding sequence ATGATTGATGTCTCCTCCTACAAAATCGCCGTCGACATCGCGATAAACAACAATGTGCAGGCGAACCTAAGCCAGATCATCAACAGGTTCCAAACCGTCAACATGCACATCAAGGGTGCCAATGCATCCTTGGGCCAGACAACCTCGCAGGTGACGCGCCTGCGCTCGTCGGTCGACTCGCTTGCCAGCGCCTTCCGGGGCGTGCATTCGGCCATCAGGGCAACGGGCGACGGCCTTGCCGCCCTGGGCGGTCTGGCGGCCGCGCAGAGTGCTGCCGCCGAGGTCATGCACGCCGCCGGCGAGCAGCGGCGCGCCATGATTGGCCTGTCGCTCGGCAGCCTGTCGAAGCCAGAGATTGAAGACGTGCGCCAGCTCGCGCGCGACATCGTCCGCAACGGCCGGGGCGACAGCACCGTTGCCGGTACCATGGAGACGGTGTCGGCTGCCTTCGGCGCGACGCGCGACCTGACGGCCGCCCGCGCGCTGGCGCCCGGCCTGCTTGACCTGACCACGACGGCCCAGGTGTCCGGTGTCCGCACGAGCCCCGAATACAGCCTCAACGCCATGCGCTGGGTCGACAAGACCGGGCGCCTGTTCAATCCCGACCACACGGTCAATCTGCACGGGGCGCTCGAGGAGCTGCAGGGCATCCAGATCGCCACGGCCCTCTCGCACGGGCAGGTCAACGCGACCACCCTGAACATGGGCGGTGCCATCCTTGGTGCAGCGACGCTCAAGGACATGAATTGGGAAGCCCGCTACGGGTGGATGCCCGAGTTCCTGAACGCCATGAGCGCGGGGGGGCAGGGCAGTCGCGGCGCCACGTCGTTGCAGGCAATCGTGCGGCAGCTCGGCAGCGGCCGTGGCATCTCGCAGGTGTCCATGCGCGAGATGATTCGCAACGGCTGGATCAACACGGACGCGCACGGCAACGCGGTAGGCGTGACGCGCAACAAGGGCGGCGGCTTCGACGTCGACCCGGCAAAGGCGTTCAAGGACTACGCGGCGTTCCGGCAGAACGAGTTCAAATGGCTGGACGAGCACCTTCGGAGCGCCTCCGGTCGGCGCGGCATCTCGGCGACTGATGTCGCCCAGCGCACCTTCGGCACGTCGACCGGGCAGCGCGGCGCCGCGGAAATCGTCGTCATCTTCGAAGCCATGCGCCGCTTCGCGGAATCCGCGATGCGGGAGAAAGCCACCCACACTCCATCCGACCGGGCGGCCGAGGTCAGGCAGGGGGACTGGCAGAACAACGTCACGCAGCTCCTGAACGCGCTGACGGACCTCAAAGCCAACCTCGGCGATGCAATGATGGACGATGCCATCAGGCACATGCGCGCCCTCACGGAGAGCGTCCGCGGGTTCGCCGATTACGTGACGAAAAACAAGGACGATGTCCGGGCGATCACCGAGAACCTCCTTGGCGCCGCCGGGCTGGCCGCGATCATCGGGCTGACGAGCAGGCTCGGGCTGCTGGCCAGAGCCTTCTGGCCCTTCGCGGTGGGCGAGGCGGCCATGAAGGCACTGGAGTACCTGACCGGAGAGAAGGGCTTCAAGGCCATCGAGGTGGCAATCCAGCGGCTTGCCGACGTCTGGAAGAGGCTGCCCGAGATGCCGGGCTGGATGCGGTCCAGCTACACGGCTTCCGAACTGGAGGATGCCAACAGGCAGTTCCGCTCCGATGTCGATGGCAGGACGCCCGCCGTTCCTGACAGTGCTGCCGAATACCAGCGCGAGGCCGACAGGCTCTTGCGGGAGCGCCGGAAGCGCTGGGGTGGCACAAGTCGACCGGGTGGCGCGCCGGACCGTCCGCCGTCTCTCGATGAAATGCTCAAGGGCATGGGGCTGACGTTGCCCCAGAACTCGACCCCGGTCCCCGGGGGTGGCGGCGCAGTCATCCCGCAGAGCTACGTGCCGCCCGCATCCCGGCAGGATGTCGTCGTCCAGAACATCACCTACCTGGACGGCGACGTGGTTTACCGCTCGGTCACGCGACGGCTCGACAAGGCCGCCCGGCGGCCGAGCGCGGGCTACAGCGGGCCTGACACGCGCATGGTTCCCGTGCAGCCAGGCGCGATGCCCATGAGCGTCTGA
- a CDS encoding baseplate J/gp47 family protein encodes MALPTVGFSDLVRRQAAAAQGAARNLLDFSVGSALRALVEASAKVALWLQWQALDILAATRLGSSKGSDVDSFVADFGMPRIAAVPASGPVTLARATPTTAAVVLVGGILRTEDASQAFVITADTAHPNYSAALGTPDATTGLPPGGYLAPVGTASISVPVAAQYAGVTGNVSAGTITRIGSGISGFDTASNAVAFTTGINAESDDAVKARFPLYIGSLSKATATAIASAVAGVQQGLTWSITENVDEAGASSPGRIIVTIDDGTGSPPDSLLASVYAAVDQVRAFGVGPLAVHRPTTTYVDIALAVTAPAAVKATLAAQVERAIATHVASLGIGQPLRHSRIIAIAYGVSSQVSNVSAVSIAGGTADIVPGAIGIVRASSITVS; translated from the coding sequence ATGGCGCTTCCCACCGTCGGCTTCTCGGACCTCGTCCGGCGCCAGGCTGCCGCCGCCCAGGGGGCTGCGCGCAACCTTCTCGATTTCTCGGTTGGCAGCGCGCTCCGCGCGCTGGTCGAGGCCAGCGCGAAGGTGGCCCTCTGGCTCCAGTGGCAGGCTCTCGACATCCTTGCCGCCACCCGCCTTGGGTCTTCCAAGGGGAGCGACGTCGATAGCTTTGTCGCCGATTTCGGCATGCCGCGCATTGCGGCCGTCCCGGCGTCCGGTCCGGTGACGCTGGCGCGCGCCACCCCGACGACCGCAGCCGTGGTGCTGGTCGGCGGAATCCTCCGCACCGAGGACGCCTCGCAGGCATTCGTCATCACGGCCGACACGGCCCACCCGAACTACAGCGCCGCCCTGGGGACGCCGGACGCCACGACCGGGCTTCCGCCTGGCGGCTATCTCGCTCCGGTCGGCACGGCGTCCATCTCGGTGCCAGTGGCCGCGCAATATGCCGGGGTGACCGGAAATGTCAGCGCTGGCACCATCACACGCATCGGCAGTGGCATCTCCGGGTTCGACACGGCATCGAACGCCGTTGCCTTCACCACTGGCATCAATGCCGAGTCCGACGATGCAGTGAAGGCGCGGTTCCCGCTCTACATCGGCAGCTTGTCCAAAGCCACCGCGACCGCCATCGCCAGCGCCGTGGCTGGGGTCCAGCAAGGGCTGACGTGGTCGATTACCGAGAACGTGGACGAGGCGGGCGCCAGCTCACCGGGGCGCATCATCGTCACCATCGACGACGGGACAGGCTCGCCGCCGGACAGCCTGCTGGCATCTGTCTACGCCGCCGTTGACCAGGTGCGCGCGTTCGGTGTCGGCCCTTTGGCCGTCCACCGTCCGACGACGACCTACGTGGACATCGCGTTGGCCGTCACAGCGCCGGCGGCCGTGAAGGCAACGCTCGCTGCCCAGGTTGAAAGGGCGATCGCGACGCATGTGGCATCCCTGGGTATCGGGCAGCCGCTGCGCCACAGCCGCATCATCGCCATCGCCTACGGCGTGTCCTCCCAGGTCTCCAACGTGTCGGCGGTCTCCATCGCAGGCGGCACGGCCGACATCGTGCCTGGCGCCATCGGCATCGTGCGGGCTTCCTCCATCACAGTGAGCTGA
- a CDS encoding phage baseplate assembly protein V, giving the protein METWQHAMLMRAAVMDGSAGQARWGIVDTVNADRPSARVRIKPEDVLSGDLPIPSLMAGNGVGIVALPSPGDQVLLLPLEGSGQHYAVLPGTWTTGFPVPTSPATGKPVQPGEIGLVTSGAVIHVENGNVHISASHLRVKADETVIDSEVRITKNLVVEQDISDRNGAHGTFGRLRDTYNIHDHPGVRAGGERTAQPEQQV; this is encoded by the coding sequence ATGGAGACGTGGCAGCACGCCATGCTCATGCGCGCGGCCGTCATGGACGGATCCGCCGGGCAAGCCCGATGGGGCATTGTCGATACCGTGAACGCGGACCGGCCTTCGGCCCGAGTGCGCATCAAGCCCGAGGATGTCCTGTCGGGAGACCTCCCCATACCGTCGCTGATGGCCGGCAACGGCGTCGGCATCGTCGCCCTGCCGTCGCCCGGCGACCAAGTGCTCCTCCTGCCCCTGGAGGGCAGCGGGCAGCACTACGCCGTGTTGCCTGGCACGTGGACGACCGGCTTCCCGGTCCCGACGTCGCCAGCCACCGGAAAGCCCGTCCAGCCAGGAGAGATTGGTCTCGTCACGTCGGGGGCTGTCATCCACGTCGAGAACGGCAATGTCCACATCAGTGCCTCGCATCTCCGCGTGAAGGCGGATGAGACGGTCATCGACAGCGAAGTGCGCATTACGAAGAACCTCGTCGTTGAGCAGGACATCTCCGACCGGAACGGGGCCCACGGCACGTTCGGCCGCCTGCGCGACACCTACAACATCCACGACCATCCCGGCGTCCGCGCGGGTGGCGAGCGCACGGCGCAGCCGGAACAGCAGGTGTAG